One region of Skermanella mucosa genomic DNA includes:
- a CDS encoding TenA family protein translates to MPSMSFAEYRKNDAEARFTDWLRSGAEPHWTRMTTHRFARELGEDTLDDAVAGRYLVQDYAFVNSFVSLLGSAIAAAPAMPSKRRFAGFAAAVTADENDFFLRSFEALGIPEGTWKTPELGPVTRDFIAVLEGAGRSGSYPHILAVLVAAEWSYLTWAQACPARRPERFWLTEWIDLHAIPEFEAFVTWLREETDRVGMAADEGTGAAMRDSFRRMMVLEEAFFDAAYGGQGPATSRVASASAKSPDE, encoded by the coding sequence ATGCCGAGCATGAGTTTCGCCGAGTACAGGAAGAATGATGCCGAAGCGCGTTTCACCGACTGGCTGAGGAGCGGGGCCGAGCCGCACTGGACGCGGATGACGACGCACCGGTTCGCCCGCGAGTTGGGCGAGGATACCCTGGACGATGCCGTCGCCGGGCGGTACCTGGTGCAGGACTACGCCTTCGTGAACAGCTTCGTCTCGCTGCTGGGAAGCGCCATCGCGGCGGCGCCGGCGATGCCGTCGAAGCGGCGGTTCGCCGGGTTCGCGGCGGCGGTCACGGCCGACGAGAACGATTTCTTCCTGCGGTCGTTCGAGGCGCTGGGAATTCCCGAAGGGACGTGGAAGACGCCCGAGCTGGGGCCGGTGACGCGGGACTTCATCGCCGTGCTGGAGGGGGCGGGGCGCAGCGGCAGCTATCCGCATATCCTCGCCGTGCTGGTCGCGGCGGAGTGGAGCTACCTGACCTGGGCGCAGGCGTGCCCGGCCCGGCGGCCGGAGCGGTTCTGGCTGACGGAGTGGATCGACCTGCACGCGATCCCGGAATTCGAGGCCTTCGTCACCTGGCTGCGCGAGGAGACGGACCGGGTCGGGATGGCGGCGGACGAGGGGACCGGGGCCGCCATGCGCGACAGCTTCCGGCGGATGATGGTGCTGGAGGAGGCGTTCTTCGACGCCGCTTACGGCGGGCAGGGACCCGCGACGAGCAGGGTCGCGAGCGCTTCCGCGAAGTCCCCGGACGAATAG
- the arfB gene encoding alternative ribosome rescue aminoacyl-tRNA hydrolase ArfB, with the protein MIRITHRISLDDDEIEESFVRASGPGGQHVNKTETAVQLRFDVRRSPNLSDDVRMRLERLAGNRLTQDGVLILVADQYRSQRRNRDAALERLTELIREASIPPTPRRPTKPTFGSKQRRLEAKGQRSAVKRLRSNRHDD; encoded by the coding sequence ATGATCCGGATCACGCACCGCATATCCCTCGACGACGACGAGATCGAGGAGAGCTTCGTCCGGGCCTCGGGTCCCGGCGGCCAGCATGTCAACAAGACGGAGACCGCCGTCCAGCTGCGTTTCGACGTGCGCCGGTCGCCCAACCTGTCCGACGACGTGCGCATGCGGCTGGAGCGGCTGGCCGGGAACCGCCTGACCCAGGACGGCGTCCTGATCCTGGTCGCCGACCAGTACCGGAGCCAGCGGCGCAACCGAGACGCGGCGCTGGAGCGCCTGACCGAGCTGATCCGCGAAGCGTCGATCCCGCCGACCCCGCGGCGCCCCACGAAACCCACTTTCGGGTCCAAGCAGCGGCGCCTGGAGGCCAAGGGCCAGCGGTCCGCCGTGAAGCGGCTGCGCAGCAACCGCCACGACGATTAG
- a CDS encoding AmpG family muropeptide MFS transporter, with product MALSSWTSAASVYLDRRVIAIMFLGFSSGLPLALTGATLSVWLVEGGIAKTAIGLFALVGLPYTLKFAWAPLIDRLRLPVLTRLLGRRRGWAVLTQAGLMLSLLGLGSTDPVGELWWMALFAVCVSFCSASQDIVLDAWRVEILDENQYGAGAAAVVLGYRIGMLTSGAGALYLASVLPWSLVYAVMAALVGVGLVTMLLNREPDIRVSPESEQRERSVADFLERRPGLTGWRAELLAWLFGAVVAPFADFMTRRAWAAILLFIAIYKLGDVYAGAMATPFYLELGFSKIEIANVTKAFGLGASIAGGLLGGVVVSRFGVMRSLLVCGLLQMVSNLMFVLLARSGHDIGMLTVVIAVENVTGGMGTAAFVAYLSSLCNVAYTATQYALLSSFSALGRDLLAASSGWLADRMDWVTYYVLSTSAALPGLLLLLWLIHVARASGAPRAGAGAGAGAGADVSIRHGTGAASEGSGSV from the coding sequence GTGGCACTGTCGTCCTGGACCAGCGCGGCCTCGGTCTATCTCGACCGCCGCGTCATCGCGATCATGTTCCTGGGGTTCTCCAGCGGGCTGCCGCTGGCGCTGACCGGCGCCACTCTGAGCGTCTGGCTGGTCGAAGGGGGGATCGCCAAGACCGCGATCGGCCTGTTCGCGCTGGTCGGGCTGCCCTACACGCTCAAGTTCGCCTGGGCTCCGCTGATCGACCGCCTGAGGCTGCCGGTGCTGACCCGGCTGCTCGGGCGGCGGCGCGGCTGGGCGGTGCTGACGCAGGCCGGCCTGATGCTGTCGCTGCTCGGCCTGGGATCGACCGATCCGGTAGGCGAACTGTGGTGGATGGCACTGTTCGCGGTCTGCGTGTCGTTCTGCTCGGCCAGCCAGGACATCGTGCTTGACGCCTGGCGGGTCGAGATCCTGGACGAGAACCAGTACGGCGCGGGCGCCGCGGCGGTGGTCCTGGGCTATCGCATCGGCATGCTGACGTCCGGGGCGGGGGCGCTCTATCTTGCGAGCGTCCTGCCCTGGTCGCTGGTCTACGCCGTCATGGCGGCGCTGGTCGGCGTCGGCCTCGTCACCATGCTGCTGAACCGCGAGCCGGACATCCGGGTCTCGCCCGAATCCGAGCAGCGGGAGCGATCGGTCGCCGACTTCCTGGAGCGGCGGCCGGGGCTGACGGGCTGGCGGGCGGAGCTGCTGGCCTGGCTGTTCGGCGCCGTCGTGGCGCCGTTCGCCGATTTCATGACGCGCCGGGCCTGGGCCGCCATCCTGCTGTTCATCGCGATCTACAAGCTGGGCGACGTCTATGCCGGCGCCATGGCGACGCCGTTCTACCTGGAACTGGGCTTCAGCAAGATTGAGATCGCCAACGTCACCAAGGCGTTCGGCCTGGGCGCCTCGATCGCCGGTGGGCTGCTGGGCGGCGTCGTGGTCAGCCGGTTCGGCGTGATGCGCAGCCTGCTGGTGTGCGGGCTGCTCCAGATGGTGTCGAACCTGATGTTCGTCCTGCTGGCCCGCAGCGGCCATGACATCGGCATGCTGACCGTGGTGATCGCGGTCGAGAACGTGACCGGCGGCATGGGGACCGCCGCCTTCGTGGCATACCTGTCGAGCCTGTGCAACGTCGCCTACACGGCCACCCAGTACGCGCTGCTGTCGTCCTTCTCCGCCCTGGGCCGCGACCTGCTGGCGGCGTCGAGCGGCTGGCTGGCCGACCGGATGGACTGGGTGACCTACTACGTCCTCTCGACCTCGGCGGCGCTGCCGGGGCTGCTGCTGCTGCTCTGGCTGATCCACGTCGCGCGGGCGTCCGGTGCGCCGAGGGCTGGGGCTGGGGCTGGGGCTGGGGCGGGGGCGGATGTCAGCATTCGTCATGGTACGGGCGCCGCTTCCGAGGGCTCCGGTTCCGTCTGA
- a CDS encoding terminase small subunit, giving the protein MPATASTPTPALQRRHEAFARHVSAGRSLAEAARLSGYAWASARQTGSRLMQDGCVAARVVELAAEEDRRRREEADELVAVLKRVMFEAVEKQNYSAALRAADQIARFRGLLPPAPKAGRHAAGITGTIAAAMAEAEDEDDGTLPADPDAPGLVGFDPPMPPAAVAPVEPMRNLKEEARKRHAAAVERNSRCLKLILGRHKDDKDLKARIESSDDAHLFFDADYRLLPQDQWPGAPGAAPQPLA; this is encoded by the coding sequence ATGCCCGCCACCGCCAGCACTCCCACCCCCGCCCTGCAACGCCGGCACGAAGCTTTCGCCCGCCACGTCTCCGCCGGCCGCAGCCTCGCCGAGGCCGCCCGGCTCTCCGGCTATGCCTGGGCCAGCGCCCGCCAGACCGGGTCGCGCCTGATGCAGGACGGCTGCGTCGCCGCCCGCGTGGTCGAGCTCGCCGCCGAGGAGGACCGCCGCCGCCGGGAGGAGGCCGACGAGCTGGTCGCCGTGCTCAAGCGCGTCATGTTCGAGGCCGTGGAAAAGCAAAACTATTCCGCCGCCCTGCGCGCCGCCGACCAGATCGCCCGCTTCCGGGGCTTGCTCCCGCCGGCGCCCAAGGCCGGCAGGCACGCCGCCGGCATCACCGGGACCATCGCCGCGGCCATGGCGGAGGCGGAGGACGAGGACGACGGCACCCTCCCCGCCGATCCCGACGCCCCGGGACTGGTCGGCTTCGACCCGCCCATGCCGCCGGCCGCCGTCGCCCCGGTCGAACCCATGCGCAACCTCAAGGAGGAGGCCCGCAAGCGCCACGCCGCCGCGGTCGAGCGGAACTCCCGCTGCCTCAAGCTGATCCTCGGCCGCCACAAGGACGACAAGGACCTCAAGGCCCGGATCGAGTCGTCCGACGACGCACATCTCTTCTTCGACGCCGACTACCGCCTGCTCCCCCAGGACCAGTGGCCCGGCGCCCCCGGCGCGGCACCCCAGCCGCTCGCGTGA